CCGTGTGCCCTGGCCTCCCAGATCTGGTACTCGTCGATCATGAAGTCCTTGCGCAGCAGCGGGATGTCCACGGCTGCCCGGACGGCGTCGAAATCGGCGAGTGAACCGTTGAAGCGGCGCTGTTCAGTCAGGACGCTGATCGCGGCGGCGCCGCCGTCGGCGTACTGCACGGCGAGGGAGGCAGGGTCCGCGATGCTCGCGAGGTCCCCCTTGGACGGGCTCCGGCGCTTGATCTCGGCGACGACCTTCAGCTGCGCGCGTGTTGCCGAGGCGCCGCCGAGTGCGGTCCACGCATCGCGTGCGGGCGGGGCGGCGGCGGCGCGCTCCTTTAGCTCGGCGAGCGTCACGAGGCGCCGGCGGGACTCCATATCCTCCCTGACACCGGCATTGATGTCATCGAGAACGCTCACCCTTAGTGGCCGGAGTTCTTCAGCTTGCTGCCGCCCACACCGTATCCGGCCTTGCGCATGGCGAAGCCGATGATCAGGCCGATCGCCATAACAACGCCGCCCGCGATGAAGATCGTGGTGTTGGCGATGACAAAGGCGATGGACATGATGAGCGCGCCGACGAGCATGACCAGGACGGTGGTCCAGGCTGCCGGGCTGTTGCCGTGGCCGGTCGGTTCGCTGTGATCGACGTCGTCGTACGAGTAGCCGGTGCCGGCAGCGGGCTTGGGTGCGGAAACAGGGGCATTGCTCATTGGAATCTCCTCAGGGTGAATACTGCTTACATTCTGCCATTTATTGGCGGTGTTGTTGGCCGCGTTACCGGCGGCGTTGCCGGCAGCGTTACTGCACGTGGTGACGATCGTGTCCGCGGCATCGGCTCAGGTGGGATCGTCACCGCGTGACAACCGGTCCCAGCTGTCGATCTCATCCGGCGGTCCGGCCGGCGCCACGGATCCGCCGGCGGCGGCACCCGACGCTGCGGTGTCATATTTCGTGCGCGACTTCCAGTAACGGCCCGCGGGGATGACCAGCAGGGCGCTGAGTCCCAGCAGCGCGCCGGCGGCGACGGCGAGGGCCGGGAAGACGGTTACGTCCACCTGCACGTCGCTGCCCGTGATTCCGGTGGCGGCGGCGATGGAGCCCTGGGCTGCGGCCACCGGGTCGGCGATGACGATCGCGGCGGCGCTGACGATGCCGGCGGCGGCCAGCAGGATAAGCGCCGTGATGATCCAGCGGGCGATCCGGCCGGCGATCGAGGCGGCCAGACCGCCGGCCAGGGCAACGAGGGCAAGCGCCGTCACCGTGGTGGCGGCCTTGCTGCCCTGGACGTGCAGGCCGTCCTGGCTGTTGACGGCCGCCCCGAGCTGGGCCGGGTCGAGGTGGACGATGAGCCAGGTCTGTGTCGTGGTGCCAAAGACGGCCAGCGCCAGGGCGGCGATGGCCAGGACCAGGGTGGATTTCCGCGCCCAGCGGGGCACGACCGGGCTGGTGCTCTTGACCGTGGTGCCGCTCATGACTGCGCCCCGGCGTCGGAAATCGAATCGGCCGTGATGTTGCGCAGCGACTGGGCCGTGTGGACGGCCCGCATCGGTGCGGCAGCTTTGTTGACGGTTTCGATCGCCTCGGTGGCGTTGACGGAGTCGGCCACAATGCCGCCGCCGGCCTGCACGTAGGCGCGTCCTTCCCGCAGCAGCGCCGAGCGGATGGCGATGGCCATGTCCATGTCGCCGGCGAAGTCGAGGTAGCCCACCACTCCCCCGTAGATCCCGCGGCGGTGCGGCTCGAGCTCGTCGAGCAGGCGCAGCGCCCGCGGCTTGGGGGCCCCGGACAGCGTTCCGGCCGGGAAGGTCGCCTTCAGCACGTCGTAGGCTGTGGCGTTGGGCGCCAGTTTGCCGACCACGGTGGAGACCAGGTGCATGATG
This DNA window, taken from Pseudarthrobacter sp. ATCC 49987, encodes the following:
- a CDS encoding HGxxPAAW family protein yields the protein MSNAPVSAPKPAAGTGYSYDDVDHSEPTGHGNSPAAWTTVLVMLVGALIMSIAFVIANTTIFIAGGVVMAIGLIIGFAMRKAGYGVGGSKLKNSGH
- the trpC gene encoding indole-3-glycerol phosphate synthase TrpC, with product MSVLDDINAGVREDMESRRRLVTLAELKERAAAAPPARDAWTALGGASATRAQLKVVAEIKRRSPSKGDLASIADPASLAVQYADGGAAAISVLTEQRRFNGSLADFDAVRAAVDIPLLRKDFMIDEYQIWEARAHGADLVLLIVASLSDAQLREFSALSRELGMNVLVETHTAEEIERAVAAEARIIGVNVRNLKTLDVDRSVFAALAGGIPAGALVVAESGVRGVDDVRHFAANGANAVLVGEALVSDATPRERIAEFMAAGAEEIAARS
- a CDS encoding Trp biosynthesis-associated membrane protein, coding for MSGTTVKSTSPVVPRWARKSTLVLAIAALALAVFGTTTQTWLIVHLDPAQLGAAVNSQDGLHVQGSKAATTVTALALVALAGGLAASIAGRIARWIITALILLAAAGIVSAAAIVIADPVAAAQGSIAAATGITGSDVQVDVTVFPALAVAAGALLGLSALLVIPAGRYWKSRTKYDTAASGAAAGGSVAPAGPPDEIDSWDRLSRGDDPT